One Arthrobacter sp. StoSoilB20 DNA segment encodes these proteins:
- a CDS encoding L-serine ammonia-lyase: protein MAVGVFDLFSVGIGPSSSHTVGPMRAAAVFAGELRDAGVLGSVASLRVDLYGSLAATGRGHGTMTATLLGLEGYHPELILPEEVEARLAAIAETGVLNLAGASGEGVELPYAVEDMILHPLTVLPRHTNGMKFAVSDAEGNIVREATFFSVGGGFIVREGGENAAQQELEESKKELPLPFRTAAELLGRCQSKGLGISDIMFINERASRSEAEIREGLLHIWSVMEACVETSLMREGVLPGGLRVRRRAPDWLERLLKEDKDRNDPKYWQEWVNLIALAVNEENASGGRVVTAPTNGAAGIIPAVLYYALNYAPGMDKASQKNRDDVVVKFLLTAGAVGVLYKEQASISGAEVGCQGEVGSASSMAAAGLAEVMGGTPGQVENAAEIAMEHNLGLTCDPIGGLVQIPCIERNAIAAAKAINAAKMALWGDGTHRVSLDEVIVTMRETGKDMSDKYKETAMGGLAVNVVEC from the coding sequence ATGGCCGTTGGGGTCTTTGATCTGTTCTCTGTGGGTATTGGTCCGTCGAGTTCTCATACTGTGGGGCCGATGCGGGCTGCTGCGGTGTTTGCTGGTGAGTTGAGGGACGCTGGTGTCCTGGGTTCGGTGGCGTCGTTGCGGGTGGATTTGTATGGGTCGTTGGCTGCGACGGGACGTGGCCACGGGACCATGACTGCCACGCTGCTGGGCTTGGAGGGTTACCACCCTGAGCTGATCCTGCCTGAGGAGGTGGAGGCGCGGTTGGCTGCTATTGCTGAGACCGGTGTGCTGAACCTGGCTGGTGCCTCTGGTGAGGGGGTGGAGTTGCCCTATGCGGTGGAGGACATGATTCTCCATCCGTTGACGGTGTTGCCGCGGCATACGAACGGGATGAAGTTTGCTGTCTCGGATGCTGAGGGAAACATCGTGCGGGAGGCGACGTTCTTCTCTGTTGGTGGCGGGTTCATTGTCCGTGAGGGTGGGGAGAACGCCGCTCAGCAGGAGTTGGAGGAGTCCAAGAAGGAGTTGCCGTTGCCTTTTAGGACGGCGGCGGAGTTGTTGGGCAGGTGCCAGTCCAAGGGGCTGGGCATCAGCGACATCATGTTCATTAATGAGCGTGCGTCCCGGTCCGAGGCGGAGATCCGGGAGGGTTTGCTGCATATCTGGTCCGTGATGGAGGCCTGTGTTGAAACCAGTTTGATGCGTGAGGGTGTGCTTCCTGGCGGGTTGCGGGTCCGGCGTCGTGCTCCTGATTGGTTGGAGCGGCTGCTGAAGGAGGACAAGGACCGGAATGATCCGAAGTATTGGCAGGAGTGGGTGAACCTGATCGCGTTGGCGGTCAATGAGGAGAACGCTTCGGGCGGCCGGGTGGTGACGGCGCCGACCAATGGTGCTGCGGGGATCATTCCGGCGGTGTTGTATTACGCGTTGAATTACGCCCCGGGGATGGACAAGGCTTCCCAAAAGAACCGGGATGATGTGGTGGTGAAGTTCCTCCTGACTGCCGGTGCTGTGGGTGTGTTGTATAAGGAGCAGGCGTCCATTTCCGGTGCTGAGGTGGGGTGTCAGGGTGAGGTGGGGTCGGCGTCGTCGATGGCTGCTGCGGGGTTGGCTGAGGTGATGGGTGGTACGCCGGGTCAGGTGGAGAACGCGGCGGAGATCGCGATGGAACATAACCTGGGGTTGACGTGTGATCCGATTGGCGGGTTGGTGCAGATTCCGTGTATCGAGCGGAACGCGATTGCTGCGGCGAAGGCGATCAACGCGGCGAAGATGGCGTTGTGGGGTGATGGTACGCACCGGGTCTCGTTGGATGAGGTGATCGTGACCATGCGGGAAACGGGCAAGGACATGTCCGATAAGTACAAGGAAACCGCGATGGGCGGCCTGGCTGTCAACGTCGTCGAATGCTGA
- the glyA gene encoding serine hydroxymethyltransferase, whose product MNPVSVTEYQQVASASLDAQLSELDPEVAAKIDDELGRQRDGLEMIASENHTAVAVMQAQGSVLTNKYAEGYPGKRYYGGCEHVDVIEQLAIDRIKALFGAEFANVQPHSGAQANASVMHALIKPGDTIMGLNLAHGGHLTHGMRINFSGKLYNVVPYGVREDTHTVDMAEVERLALEHKPALIVAGWSAYARQLDFAEFRRIADSVGAYLMVDMAHFAGLVAAGLHPSPVPHAHVTTSTTHKTLAGPRGGIILSNDADIAKKINSAVFPGQQGGPLEHVIAGKAVAFKIAASEEFRERQERVLAGSRILAERLIQPDVAAKGISVVSGGTDVHLVLVDLRNCELDGQQAEDRLAAVDITVNRNAVPFDPRPPMVTSGLRIGTPALATRGFGEAAFREVADIIAEVLIADADADLSGLRHRVDVLAKAHPLYPGVANLS is encoded by the coding sequence GTGAACCCGGTATCTGTAACTGAGTACCAGCAAGTGGCGTCGGCGTCGCTGGACGCCCAGTTGTCCGAGCTGGATCCTGAGGTCGCTGCGAAGATCGACGACGAACTGGGTCGCCAGCGCGACGGCTTGGAAATGATCGCCTCGGAGAACCACACGGCCGTTGCCGTGATGCAGGCCCAGGGTTCGGTGTTGACCAACAAGTACGCCGAGGGCTACCCCGGCAAGCGATACTACGGTGGCTGCGAGCACGTTGATGTGATCGAGCAGCTCGCGATTGACCGTATCAAGGCACTGTTTGGCGCGGAGTTCGCGAACGTCCAGCCTCACTCCGGTGCGCAGGCCAACGCCTCGGTGATGCACGCCCTCATCAAACCGGGCGACACCATCATGGGCCTGAACCTCGCCCACGGCGGGCACCTGACCCACGGTATGCGCATCAACTTCTCCGGCAAGCTCTACAACGTGGTCCCTTACGGCGTCCGCGAGGACACCCACACCGTGGACATGGCCGAGGTCGAGCGCCTGGCCTTGGAGCACAAACCGGCACTGATTGTCGCCGGCTGGTCCGCCTATGCGCGGCAGCTGGACTTTGCTGAATTCCGCAGGATCGCCGACTCCGTGGGTGCCTACCTGATGGTGGACATGGCCCACTTCGCCGGCCTGGTTGCCGCGGGCCTGCACCCCTCGCCGGTTCCGCATGCGCACGTCACCACGTCCACCACCCACAAGACCCTCGCCGGTCCGCGTGGCGGCATCATCCTCTCCAACGACGCCGACATCGCCAAGAAGATCAACTCGGCCGTGTTCCCAGGGCAGCAGGGCGGGCCGCTCGAGCACGTGATCGCGGGCAAGGCCGTGGCATTCAAGATCGCCGCTTCCGAGGAATTCCGTGAGCGCCAGGAACGTGTCCTCGCGGGCTCGCGCATCCTCGCCGAGCGACTGATCCAGCCCGACGTCGCCGCTAAGGGGATCTCCGTGGTGTCCGGCGGAACCGACGTTCACCTTGTCCTCGTCGATCTCCGAAACTGCGAGCTCGACGGCCAGCAAGCCGAGGACCGCCTCGCCGCCGTCGATATCACAGTCAACCGCAACGCCGTGCCCTTCGACCCACGCCCGCCCATGGTCACCTCCGGTCTCCGGATCGGCACGCCGGCTTTGGCTACCCGCGGGTTCGGGGAGGCAGCCTTCCGTGAGGTTGCGGACATCATCGCCGAAGTTTTGATCGCCGACGCCGACGCGGACCTTTCCGGCCTGCGGCACCGGGTCGATGTCCTCGCGAAGGCGCACCCGCTGTACCCGGGGGTCGCGAACCTGAGCTAG
- the gcvT gene encoding glycine cleavage system aminomethyltransferase GcvT — protein MSENYTALYEQHKKAGASFTDFGGWQMPLKYSSELAEHHAVRKSAGLFDLSHMGEVWVTGPDAAAFLDYALVGKLSAVAVGKAKYSLICNADGGIIDDLITYRRPSPEDGVDKYLVVPNAGNAKVVAAALLKRAAGFNVAVEDASAETSLVAVQGPNAEEILLALVPADQHALVTELKYYAAVEVPVTFDGGTQQLLLARTGYTGEDGFEIYVPNLDASGLWEALLEAGEGHGLIPAGLAARDSLRLEAGMPLYGNELSIHANAYAAGLGPVVSLAKESDFIGREALTAIKAAGVGSTLGQKLVGLKGTGRRAARGHYSVLKDGSLIGEVTSGQPSPTLGYPVAMAYVDVEHSEPGTIVEVDLRGKAEPFEVVALPFYKRVK, from the coding sequence ATGTCTGAGAATTACACCGCTCTCTATGAGCAGCACAAAAAGGCCGGCGCCTCCTTCACGGACTTTGGTGGCTGGCAGATGCCGCTCAAATACTCCTCGGAGTTGGCTGAGCACCACGCCGTCCGCAAGTCCGCAGGCCTTTTCGACCTCTCCCACATGGGCGAAGTCTGGGTCACCGGTCCCGACGCGGCTGCCTTCCTGGACTATGCGCTGGTGGGCAAGTTGTCCGCCGTCGCGGTAGGCAAAGCCAAGTACTCACTGATCTGCAACGCCGATGGCGGCATCATCGACGACCTCATCACCTACCGTCGGCCCTCACCCGAAGACGGTGTGGACAAGTACCTGGTAGTCCCCAACGCGGGCAACGCGAAGGTGGTTGCTGCCGCACTTCTGAAGCGCGCGGCCGGTTTTAACGTTGCAGTGGAAGACGCTTCCGCCGAGACGTCCCTCGTCGCCGTGCAGGGCCCGAACGCCGAAGAGATCCTCCTGGCCCTGGTGCCGGCCGATCAGCACGCGTTGGTCACGGAACTGAAGTACTACGCGGCGGTTGAGGTGCCGGTAACGTTCGACGGCGGCACGCAGCAGCTGCTGCTGGCTCGCACCGGCTACACCGGCGAAGACGGGTTCGAGATCTACGTCCCCAACCTCGATGCCTCAGGCCTCTGGGAAGCCTTGCTCGAAGCCGGCGAAGGCCACGGACTGATCCCGGCAGGCCTCGCCGCCCGCGACTCGTTGCGCCTGGAAGCCGGGATGCCGCTCTACGGCAACGAGCTCTCCATCCACGCCAACGCCTACGCCGCCGGACTTGGCCCCGTTGTTTCCCTGGCCAAGGAAAGCGACTTCATTGGCCGGGAAGCACTCACAGCCATCAAAGCTGCCGGCGTCGGATCCACACTGGGCCAGAAGCTGGTGGGCCTCAAAGGCACCGGACGCCGCGCCGCACGCGGACACTACTCGGTCCTCAAGGACGGTTCGCTCATTGGCGAAGTCACCTCCGGCCAGCCGAGCCCCACGCTCGGCTACCCGGTAGCGATGGCCTATGTCGACGTCGAGCATTCAGAGCCGGGCACGATCGTCGAGGTTGACCTGCGCGGTAAAGCCGAGCCGTTCGAAGTCGTGGCGCTGCCGTTCTACAAGCGGGTCAAGTAA
- the gcvP gene encoding aminomethyl-transferring glycine dehydrogenase, whose translation MTVQSTPTAFADRHIGARRQADVDTMLKAIGYDSVDGLVDVAVPDSIRQDTALKLQDALTEVQVLAELRKLASKNKTAVQMIGQGYYDTVTPPVIRRNILEAPAWYTAYTPYQPEISQGRLEALLNFQTMVQDLTGLPVANASLLDEATAVAEAVLLMRRANKSKTAKDGKTVLDADLLPQTIAIVKGRAEALGFEVVITDLSAGLPDGDINGIVLQQPGVSGRVFDHSAVIASAKERGALVTVAADLLALTLITPPGEQGADIAVGTAQRFGVPLFFGGPHAAYMAVREGMERTLPGRIVGVSKDNAGVPAYRLALQTREQHIRREKATSNICTAQALLAIVASMYAVYHGPEGLKSIAETVHGHARVLAATLQKAGRELVSESFFDTLTVRVPGKADKVIAAAEARGINLRLIDADTVGVSVDETTTPEVLSAVAVAFGAGPVGDATGFELSAEVVRTSDFLQHPVFNTHRSETQLLRYIRKLSDRDLALDRTMIPLGSCTMKLNATAEMEAISWPEFASIHPFAPDHQTAGWRELISDLEADLTEITGYDQVSIQPNAGSQGELAGLLAIRGYHLSRGDEQRNVCLIPASAHGTNAASAVLAGMKVVVVATAADGTIDHADLAAKIEANKDVLSCIMITYPSTHGVYDADVREVCDAIHAAGGQVYVDGANLNALVGLAQPGKFGGDVSHLNLHKTFCIPHGGGGPGVGPVAAKAHLAPFMPGDANKAAHEPGHGVAISASRYGSAGVLPISWAYVKLMGGQGLTEATKSALLAANYVASCLDEHFPVLYTGEGGLVAHECILDLRELTARTGVTAEDVAKRLIDFGFHAPTLAFPVAGTLMVEPTESEDLAEIDRFIEAMITIRAEIDQVAGGDFTVEKSPLRNAPHTAAAVVSSAWDREYPREQAAFPVHHLKQDKYFPPVGRIDGAAGDRNLVCSCPPLEAFEDNTADFEN comes from the coding sequence TTGACTGTTCAATCAACCCCCACCGCCTTCGCGGACCGGCACATCGGCGCCCGCCGCCAAGCCGATGTTGACACCATGCTCAAGGCCATCGGCTACGACTCTGTCGACGGACTCGTGGACGTCGCCGTCCCCGATTCCATCCGCCAGGACACGGCCCTGAAGTTGCAGGACGCCCTTACCGAGGTGCAGGTCCTCGCCGAGCTCCGCAAGCTCGCGTCCAAGAACAAGACCGCCGTTCAAATGATCGGCCAGGGCTACTACGACACCGTCACGCCCCCGGTCATCCGCCGCAACATCCTCGAAGCACCCGCATGGTACACGGCGTACACGCCCTACCAGCCGGAGATTTCCCAGGGCCGCCTCGAAGCGCTGCTGAACTTCCAGACCATGGTGCAGGACCTCACGGGGCTGCCGGTTGCCAACGCGTCGTTGCTGGATGAAGCCACTGCCGTGGCCGAGGCTGTGCTGTTGATGCGCCGGGCCAACAAGTCCAAGACGGCCAAGGACGGCAAGACGGTCCTGGACGCCGACCTCCTTCCGCAGACCATCGCCATTGTGAAGGGCCGCGCCGAGGCGTTGGGCTTCGAGGTTGTCATCACTGACCTTTCGGCAGGCCTTCCCGATGGCGACATCAACGGCATCGTCCTTCAGCAGCCCGGTGTTTCGGGCCGCGTGTTCGATCACTCCGCTGTGATCGCTTCCGCGAAGGAACGCGGCGCACTGGTCACCGTTGCCGCCGATTTGCTGGCGCTCACCCTCATCACGCCCCCGGGCGAACAAGGTGCGGACATCGCCGTCGGAACTGCGCAGCGCTTTGGTGTCCCGCTGTTCTTCGGCGGCCCGCACGCCGCGTACATGGCCGTCCGCGAAGGCATGGAACGCACCCTCCCGGGCAGGATCGTGGGTGTGTCCAAGGACAACGCCGGCGTCCCCGCTTACCGCCTGGCCCTGCAGACCCGCGAGCAGCACATCCGCCGCGAAAAGGCGACGTCCAACATCTGCACCGCACAGGCCCTGCTTGCGATTGTTGCCTCCATGTACGCCGTGTACCACGGTCCCGAAGGCTTGAAGTCGATCGCCGAGACCGTCCACGGCCACGCCCGCGTTTTGGCCGCGACCCTGCAGAAAGCCGGCCGCGAACTCGTCTCCGAATCCTTCTTCGACACCCTCACGGTCCGCGTGCCGGGCAAGGCAGACAAGGTCATCGCCGCCGCCGAAGCCCGCGGTATCAACCTGCGCCTCATCGACGCGGACACTGTTGGCGTTTCCGTTGATGAAACCACGACGCCGGAGGTCCTCTCCGCTGTGGCCGTCGCCTTTGGTGCCGGCCCGGTAGGGGACGCCACCGGATTCGAATTGTCCGCTGAGGTAGTCCGCACCTCCGATTTCCTCCAGCACCCGGTGTTCAACACGCACCGTTCCGAGACGCAGCTGTTGCGCTATATCCGCAAGCTGTCAGACCGGGACCTCGCGCTGGACCGCACCATGATCCCGCTGGGCTCGTGCACCATGAAGCTGAACGCCACCGCTGAGATGGAAGCCATTTCCTGGCCCGAGTTCGCCTCAATCCACCCGTTCGCTCCGGACCACCAGACAGCGGGCTGGCGCGAGCTGATCTCAGACCTCGAAGCGGACCTGACCGAGATCACCGGCTACGACCAAGTTTCCATCCAGCCGAACGCCGGTTCCCAGGGCGAGCTCGCGGGACTCCTGGCGATCCGCGGCTACCACCTGTCCCGTGGCGACGAGCAGCGCAACGTCTGCCTCATTCCTGCCTCGGCCCACGGCACCAACGCAGCCTCGGCAGTGCTGGCCGGGATGAAGGTTGTTGTGGTGGCCACGGCTGCTGACGGCACGATCGATCACGCGGACCTTGCCGCGAAAATCGAGGCCAATAAGGACGTCCTGTCCTGCATCATGATCACCTACCCGTCCACGCACGGTGTGTACGATGCCGACGTCCGCGAAGTTTGCGATGCCATCCACGCAGCCGGCGGCCAGGTGTATGTTGACGGCGCCAACCTGAATGCACTGGTTGGCCTTGCCCAGCCGGGCAAGTTCGGCGGCGACGTGTCCCACCTGAACCTGCACAAGACCTTCTGCATCCCCCACGGCGGCGGCGGCCCGGGCGTCGGGCCGGTTGCTGCGAAGGCACACCTGGCTCCGTTCATGCCGGGCGACGCGAACAAAGCAGCGCACGAACCCGGTCACGGCGTTGCCATCTCCGCTTCCCGTTATGGCTCCGCCGGTGTGCTGCCGATTTCGTGGGCGTACGTGAAGCTCATGGGCGGGCAGGGTTTGACGGAAGCTACCAAGTCGGCGCTGCTGGCCGCGAACTATGTTGCTTCCTGCCTGGATGAGCACTTCCCTGTTCTGTACACCGGCGAGGGCGGGCTCGTGGCCCATGAGTGCATCCTGGACCTCCGTGAACTGACAGCCCGCACGGGTGTCACGGCCGAAGATGTTGCCAAGCGCCTGATCGACTTCGGCTTCCACGCCCCCACTCTGGCGTTCCCCGTTGCGGGCACCTTGATGGTGGAGCCAACGGAGTCCGAGGACCTTGCCGAGATCGACCGCTTCATCGAAGCCATGATCACCATCCGTGCCGAGATCGACCAGGTAGCCGGCGGTGATTTCACTGTTGAGAAGTCGCCGCTGCGCAACGCGCCGCACACGGCTGCCGCCGTCGTGAGTTCCGCCTGGGACCGCGAATACCCGCGCGAGCAGGCCGCCTTCCCGGTCCACCACCTCAAGCAGGACAAGTACTTCCCGCCCGTCGGCCGTATCGACGGCGCCGCAGGCGACCGGAACCTGGTGTGCTCCTGCCCTCCCCTCGAAGCTTTCGAGGACAACACAGCGGACTTTGAAAACTAA
- a CDS encoding PucR family transcriptional regulator, whose translation MAITVAELIAEPQLGLTLLAGKAGLDNRITWAHTSDLPKLWEWVTGGELMMTNGLSIPADAAGQVALAEALMDSGASALAIGEKMHAPPLTREFLAACEQLPLPLINIPYPLPFIAIARSVAESSLLEESRRLRQTARVYDLLRTAGASEDHWQSLVQRLATELDADLFVVDRRCLHPWHPDGQSLPVFLAEEWAPLSGQVSLAGKNFQWHRIRGRHVLTMDIPTHANALLVVLPNNEPHPDAVVLLHAATVLGLQLSRIVLSLEGRHRLAGEFLLQAMDGRLGAAEMESRLAAFDVPPEEFLLASLTAAAEPKATDQKTADDGDKLANVHIELWRHGVASASLKRNNRLHVVVPAGVPDDVLIHCAGLETSIGISAPAAVSTIQRALQESLWALGSARANKLGLARYAEGPSWLGLTGFEEGTALVRRLLGPIFDYEQSQEGDLILTLRTYLDSQRSWQKTAAALFAHRQTIIYRMRKIGELTGLDMGETSTVAQLWFALQIHEAMHQ comes from the coding sequence ATGGCGATTACCGTCGCTGAACTCATCGCAGAGCCGCAACTAGGACTCACCCTCCTGGCCGGAAAAGCCGGCCTGGACAACCGCATCACCTGGGCCCACACCTCAGACCTGCCCAAGCTCTGGGAATGGGTCACCGGCGGAGAACTCATGATGACCAACGGCCTCTCCATACCCGCCGACGCAGCAGGCCAAGTGGCGCTCGCCGAGGCCCTCATGGACAGCGGTGCCAGTGCGCTGGCCATTGGCGAGAAAATGCACGCACCGCCCCTCACCCGGGAATTCCTGGCCGCCTGCGAGCAGCTCCCCTTGCCCCTGATCAACATCCCGTACCCGCTGCCATTCATCGCGATAGCCCGGTCGGTAGCCGAGTCCTCCCTGCTCGAAGAGTCGCGCCGGCTGCGGCAAACGGCCCGCGTCTACGATCTCCTCCGCACCGCCGGAGCCTCCGAGGACCACTGGCAAAGCCTGGTCCAGCGGCTGGCCACCGAACTCGACGCGGACCTGTTCGTGGTGGACCGACGTTGCCTCCACCCCTGGCATCCCGACGGGCAGTCCCTCCCGGTGTTCCTGGCCGAAGAGTGGGCTCCCTTGTCCGGGCAGGTATCCCTCGCGGGGAAGAACTTCCAATGGCACCGCATCCGCGGCCGGCACGTGCTCACCATGGACATTCCCACCCATGCCAACGCGCTCCTGGTGGTGCTGCCCAACAACGAACCGCACCCGGACGCCGTCGTACTTCTCCATGCCGCAACGGTGCTGGGACTGCAGTTGTCGCGCATTGTCTTGTCCCTGGAAGGCCGCCACCGCCTTGCCGGCGAGTTCCTGCTGCAGGCCATGGACGGGCGCCTCGGGGCCGCGGAGATGGAGAGCCGGCTGGCTGCATTCGACGTTCCGCCCGAGGAATTCCTGCTCGCCTCCCTGACGGCGGCCGCCGAACCAAAAGCGACCGACCAAAAAACTGCGGACGACGGCGACAAGCTGGCCAACGTCCACATCGAACTGTGGCGGCACGGGGTTGCATCGGCGTCGCTGAAGCGGAACAACAGGCTCCACGTGGTGGTCCCGGCAGGCGTGCCGGACGACGTCCTGATCCATTGCGCCGGCCTGGAAACCTCGATCGGAATCAGCGCACCGGCAGCAGTGTCCACTATCCAACGCGCATTGCAGGAGTCCCTCTGGGCACTTGGTTCCGCCCGGGCCAACAAGCTGGGGCTGGCCCGCTATGCCGAAGGGCCGTCGTGGCTTGGGCTTACCGGATTCGAGGAAGGAACGGCGCTGGTGAGACGTTTGCTCGGGCCGATTTTCGACTACGAACAGAGCCAGGAAGGCGACCTCATCCTGACGTTGAGGACGTATCTGGACTCGCAGCGTTCCTGGCAAAAGACCGCGGCTGCGCTCTTCGCCCACCGGCAAACCATCATTTACCGGATGCGGAAAATCGGCGAACTGACGGGGCTGGACATGGGTGAAACGTCCACAGTTGCCCAGCTCTGGTTCGCCCTGCAGATCCACGAGGCGATGCATCAGTAG
- the lipA gene encoding lipoyl synthase, translating into MTLAPEGRKLLRVEARNAQIPVERKPEWIKAKVQMGPEFVQLKNLVKKEGLHTVCEEAGCPNIFECWEDKEATFLIGGSECTRRCDFCQIDTGKPSPVDMFEPTKVARSVQAMQLRYATVTGVARDDLADEGVWLYAETVRKIHELNPGTGVELLIPDFSGKPEHIAAICDSKPEVFAHNVETVPRIFKRIRPAFRYERSLDVITQGRDLGMVTKSNLILGMGETREEISEALRDLHQAGCDLITITQYLRPSERHLPVDRWVKPQEFVDLQHEAEEIGFLGVMSGPLVRSSYRAGRLWATAMRKKGRDIPAELAHIAEGIQDSGTTRQEASTILAAHG; encoded by the coding sequence ATGACTCTCGCACCTGAAGGCCGTAAGTTGCTGCGCGTCGAGGCCCGCAACGCCCAAATCCCGGTTGAACGTAAGCCTGAGTGGATCAAGGCCAAGGTCCAGATGGGTCCTGAGTTTGTCCAGCTCAAGAACCTGGTGAAGAAGGAAGGCCTGCACACCGTGTGTGAAGAGGCCGGCTGCCCGAACATTTTCGAGTGCTGGGAAGACAAGGAAGCGACGTTCCTGATCGGCGGGTCCGAGTGCACCCGGCGCTGTGATTTCTGCCAGATCGATACCGGCAAGCCCTCCCCGGTGGACATGTTCGAACCCACCAAGGTGGCCCGCAGCGTCCAGGCCATGCAGCTGCGCTACGCCACGGTGACCGGGGTGGCCCGTGATGACCTGGCCGATGAGGGTGTCTGGCTGTACGCCGAAACGGTCCGGAAGATCCACGAACTGAACCCCGGCACCGGGGTGGAGTTGCTGATCCCGGACTTCTCCGGCAAGCCTGAGCACATCGCGGCGATCTGTGATTCCAAGCCCGAGGTGTTCGCGCACAATGTGGAGACCGTGCCGAGGATTTTCAAGCGGATCCGTCCGGCGTTCCGGTACGAAAGGTCCCTGGATGTCATCACGCAGGGCCGGGATCTGGGCATGGTGACCAAGTCCAACCTGATCCTGGGCATGGGCGAGACCCGCGAAGAAATTTCCGAGGCGCTGCGGGACCTGCACCAGGCCGGGTGTGACTTGATCACGATCACCCAGTACCTGCGCCCGTCCGAGCGGCACTTGCCGGTGGACCGGTGGGTCAAACCGCAGGAGTTCGTGGACCTCCAGCACGAGGCCGAGGAGATCGGTTTCCTGGGTGTCATGTCGGGTCCGTTGGTGCGGTCCTCATACCGGGCCGGGCGTTTGTGGGCCACCGCGATGCGGAAGAAAGGCCGGGACATCCCCGCCGAACTCGCCCACATCGCAGAAGGCATCCAGGACTCCGGCACCACCCGCCAGGAAGCCTCCACCATCCTCGCCGCCCACGGCTAG
- the speB gene encoding agmatinase has protein sequence MTTHKPIGPVDATKVPRYAGLGTFARLPQIDRVPDYDIAIVGVPFDGGTSFRPGARFGPAAVREASRLLRPGYHPELDVEPVYEAQVVDAGDIACTPYDIARAVREIEEQALPLISEDKRLISIGGDHTIALPMLRALNTVHGPVALLHFDAHLDTWDTYFDQPITHGTIFRRAFEEGLLVEDKSMHVGIRGPVYDRNDFLRDHEFGFQIIRCSDLDVIGVPAAIQRVKDRLGDTPVYVSIDIDVLDPAFAPGTGTPEMGGLHSRELLALLRGLNGINIVGADVVEVAPAYDHADITTVAAATLVFDLLGLMVNRSKSNSAAVRELASASRSAS, from the coding sequence ATGACAACGCACAAGCCCATCGGCCCGGTTGATGCAACCAAAGTCCCCCGGTATGCAGGCCTCGGCACCTTCGCCCGCCTCCCCCAAATCGACCGCGTCCCGGATTACGACATTGCGATCGTCGGCGTACCGTTCGACGGCGGAACCTCCTTCCGGCCCGGCGCCCGTTTCGGTCCTGCCGCGGTCCGCGAGGCCTCCCGCCTCCTGCGCCCCGGCTACCACCCGGAGCTGGACGTTGAACCTGTGTACGAAGCCCAGGTTGTGGACGCCGGCGATATCGCCTGCACCCCCTACGACATCGCCCGGGCAGTCCGTGAGATCGAGGAGCAGGCCTTGCCCCTGATCAGCGAGGACAAGCGGCTCATCTCCATCGGTGGCGACCACACCATCGCCCTGCCCATGCTGCGGGCCCTGAACACGGTCCACGGCCCGGTGGCACTGCTGCATTTCGACGCGCATCTGGACACCTGGGATACGTACTTTGACCAGCCGATTACGCACGGCACCATCTTCCGGCGGGCGTTCGAGGAAGGCCTGCTGGTGGAGGACAAGTCCATGCACGTAGGAATCCGCGGGCCGGTCTATGACCGCAACGACTTCCTCCGGGACCACGAGTTCGGGTTCCAGATCATTCGATGCTCGGACCTGGACGTCATCGGTGTTCCCGCCGCCATCCAGCGCGTGAAGGACAGGCTCGGGGACACCCCCGTGTACGTCTCCATCGACATCGACGTCCTGGACCCGGCCTTCGCTCCCGGAACCGGCACCCCGGAGATGGGCGGGCTCCACTCCCGCGAACTCCTGGCCTTGCTCCGCGGACTGAACGGCATCAACATTGTGGGCGCCGACGTCGTGGAAGTCGCCCCTGCCTACGATCATGCGGACATCACCACCGTTGCCGCCGCCACCCTGGTGTTCGATCTGCTGGGGCTGATGGTGAACCGCAGCAAGTCAAACAGCGCAGCTGTTCGCGAACTCGCTTCAGCATCCCGGAGTGCGTCATGA
- the gcvH gene encoding glycine cleavage system protein GcvH: MSKVVAGLKYSAEHEWVAVDGDGPVGIGISAVAADALGDIVYVDLPEVGSTVTAGETCGEVESTKSVSDLYSPVTGEVTEINDAVVTDPALINNDPYGAGWLFKVAATEEGPLMTAEEYAATNGGEL, encoded by the coding sequence ATGAGCAAAGTAGTTGCTGGATTGAAATACTCGGCTGAGCACGAGTGGGTTGCCGTTGATGGTGACGGGCCCGTGGGGATTGGAATTTCCGCGGTTGCCGCTGATGCCTTGGGCGACATTGTTTATGTGGACCTGCCCGAGGTTGGTTCCACGGTGACTGCCGGCGAGACGTGCGGCGAGGTGGAGTCGACCAAGTCGGTCTCGGACCTCTACTCGCCCGTGACGGGGGAGGTGACCGAGATCAATGACGCCGTTGTTACCGATCCGGCCCTGATCAACAACGATCCCTACGGCGCGGGCTGGTTGTTCAAGGTGGCCGCCACGGAGGAAGGGCCGCTCATGACGGCCGAAGAATACGCTGCAACGAACGGTGGAGAACTGTGA